A single window of Armatimonadota bacterium DNA harbors:
- a CDS encoding lipid A biosynthesis acyltransferase, giving the protein MDGGNGRQRKAGKDVSLVGAARRQTGLLKRLSGFAGRMALLALHQLAKRVPLPVLYRVGERLGRLAYRLSRRYRTIADRNLQMAYGGSLSGEQRRQLVQQVFVHFAKSLMEFLVGDGLSPDDLRRMVTLVGEEHLQWCLQQGKGTLIITAHYGNWEIAARYLTQCKGYVLNVVARDADDSATTVLVNRIRERGGYRVIPRGQAVRPVLQALRRNELVALLPDQNAGDVFVPFFGRLAGTVAGPALLALRSGAPLLPVFCTRQPDNTYLFEMLPPFVVQPSDDKERDVAEIMARITALIEQQIRKHPSQWLWLHNRWKTRPPEEIHATSAAR; this is encoded by the coding sequence ATGGACGGGGGCAACGGACGACAGAGAAAAGCAGGCAAAGACGTAAGCCTGGTGGGGGCAGCGCGAAGGCAAACCGGTCTTCTCAAGCGGTTGAGTGGCTTTGCCGGGCGCATGGCGCTGCTGGCATTGCATCAGCTGGCAAAGCGCGTGCCACTGCCCGTGCTGTACAGGGTGGGCGAGCGGCTGGGAAGGCTGGCATATCGGCTGTCGCGTCGATACCGCACTATCGCCGACCGCAACCTGCAGATGGCGTACGGAGGCTCTCTTTCAGGTGAGCAGCGCCGGCAGCTGGTGCAGCAGGTGTTCGTTCATTTCGCCAAATCGCTGATGGAGTTTCTAGTGGGGGATGGTTTGTCGCCGGACGACTTGCGCCGCATGGTGACCCTGGTAGGCGAGGAGCATCTGCAATGGTGCCTCCAGCAGGGTAAGGGCACGCTTATCATCACCGCGCATTATGGCAATTGGGAAATTGCCGCGCGATACCTCACACAATGCAAGGGATATGTTCTGAACGTAGTGGCACGTGACGCCGATGACTCGGCGACCACGGTACTGGTCAACCGCATTCGTGAGCGCGGGGGGTACCGCGTGATTCCAAGGGGGCAAGCGGTGCGCCCGGTTCTGCAGGCGTTGAGGCGTAACGAACTCGTGGCATTGCTGCCCGACCAAAACGCTGGCGACGTATTCGTGCCCTTTTTCGGGAGGTTGGCGGGCACGGTAGCTGGTCCTGCTTTGCTCGCTCTGCGCAGCGGCGCGCCTCTGTTGCCTGTGTTCTGCACACGCCAGCCGGATAATACCTATCTATTCGAAATGCTGCCGCCTTTCGTCGTTCAGCCCTCGGATGATAAGGAGCGTGACGTGGCCGAGATTATGGCGCGCATTACCGCGCTTATCGAGCAACAGATACGAAAGCACCCGTCGCAGTGGCTGTGGCTGCATAATCGCTGGAAGACACGCCCACCGGAGGAGATTCATGCGACAAGCGCCGCGCGTTGA
- the rfaF gene encoding lipopolysaccharide heptosyltransferase I, which translates to MRQAPRVDMQRIERVAIVKLSSIGDVVHALPVSAALKRSFPHLQITWIVEERCAEMVIGNPYLHEVITIPGKAWRHGAWHPRTWQQARRIIGVLRSRRFQLAIDLQGLLKSAVVAWLTGAPVRLGYHWQREGAWLFNRVVPKEPTSVHVVQEYLDVARYLGAQTELVEFPLFIPPETDEKVCHLLEEEGISPPEGFISINPSAGQPFKRWRTERWAEVITRIDRQYPIPVVLVGGKADRPLADEIRARTSAPFVDMVGKTSLKELAAVLRRSVVHLCGDTGSAHISVALGRPVIGLYGPTNHLRTAPYGQEHRLITHKHECPVCNGHTPRREHSDCMDMITVSELMHALERTLTEVTTHV; encoded by the coding sequence ATGCGACAAGCGCCGCGCGTTGATATGCAGCGTATCGAGCGGGTTGCTATCGTAAAGCTGAGCTCCATCGGTGACGTGGTACACGCTTTGCCTGTGTCCGCTGCCCTCAAGCGCAGTTTCCCCCACCTGCAAATCACCTGGATCGTCGAAGAGCGTTGTGCGGAGATGGTCATCGGCAATCCTTACCTGCACGAGGTGATTACCATTCCCGGCAAAGCGTGGCGACACGGTGCCTGGCATCCGCGCACATGGCAGCAAGCTCGTCGGATAATAGGGGTGTTGCGCTCCCGCCGCTTCCAGCTGGCAATAGACCTGCAGGGTTTATTGAAAAGCGCGGTGGTAGCATGGCTCACTGGCGCGCCTGTGCGCCTGGGCTATCACTGGCAGCGTGAGGGAGCATGGCTGTTCAACCGCGTGGTACCGAAGGAACCGACCAGCGTGCACGTGGTGCAGGAATATCTGGATGTAGCACGCTATTTAGGCGCGCAGACGGAGCTGGTGGAGTTTCCGCTGTTCATCCCACCCGAGACGGACGAGAAGGTTTGTCACCTGCTGGAAGAAGAGGGCATCTCCCCACCGGAAGGTTTTATCTCCATCAACCCGTCCGCTGGTCAACCCTTCAAACGCTGGCGCACCGAACGCTGGGCGGAGGTTATCACACGCATTGACCGGCAATATCCGATTCCGGTGGTGCTGGTGGGAGGCAAGGCGGACCGACCGCTCGCAGACGAGATCCGCGCCCGTACCTCTGCACCTTTTGTGGATATGGTGGGCAAGACAAGTTTGAAGGAGCTCGCTGCCGTCCTGCGCAGGAGCGTGGTGCACCTCTGTGGTGATACCGGCTCCGCGCATATCTCGGTGGCTCTGGGGAGACCGGTCATTGGGCTGTACGGTCCCACCAATCATCTGCGCACCGCGCCATACGGGCAGGAGCACCGACTGATCACGCACAAACACGAATGTCCGGTGTGCAATGGGCACACGCCTCGTCGTGAACACTCCGACTGTATGGACATGATCACGGTTTCGGAATTGATGCATGCGCTGGAACGCACTCTGACGGAGGTAACAACCCATGTCTGA
- a CDS encoding glycosyl transferase — MSDPSRILIVTKSRYLGDTIVAVPAMRALATRYPQAHVTLLSNPAAGELLRGCPYVHEYLARPVTARRRVDLEMWRVLRRKNYDLAVLFNRSLSSAVLAFMARIPQRVGFDTEGRGFLLTRRVPYEPPKHEILHLLDVAEACGAPAQGTHMELWVTPEEREAIRNRLDLEGIDLNVPILLVQPGSNDAYVKRWRTEGFIWVAQQLQKEYGFQVVLLGANNEQDVAEQVAASFKDGALNMVGRTSLREALALLAEVDLLIGNDTGMMHAAVALGTPTVAIFAPHKFQRWAHNHDCHRALTVPLPEGARPTQELIHQHLYAVKEEDVLQAAHEVLKVKPPRSGHGVSEGYTPS, encoded by the coding sequence ATGTCTGACCCCAGCCGTATCTTGATAGTCACCAAGTCCCGCTACTTAGGCGATACGATCGTGGCAGTTCCTGCGATGCGTGCGTTGGCGACGCGCTACCCGCAGGCACACGTGACTTTGCTTTCTAATCCCGCAGCGGGGGAGCTGCTGCGCGGTTGTCCTTATGTGCATGAGTATCTGGCGCGTCCGGTCACTGCACGTCGCAGGGTAGACCTGGAGATGTGGCGTGTGCTGCGCCGGAAGAATTACGACCTGGCAGTGCTGTTCAACCGTTCGCTCAGCAGTGCGGTGCTGGCGTTTATGGCACGGATACCGCAGCGCGTGGGCTTTGATACCGAAGGCAGAGGCTTTTTGCTCACCAGGAGAGTACCGTACGAACCACCTAAGCACGAGATTCTGCACCTGCTGGATGTAGCGGAGGCGTGCGGTGCGCCAGCACAGGGCACGCACATGGAGCTGTGGGTGACCCCTGAAGAGCGTGAGGCGATTCGCAATCGTTTGGATCTGGAAGGGATCGACCTGAACGTGCCGATACTACTGGTACAACCTGGCTCGAACGATGCGTACGTCAAGCGCTGGCGCACCGAAGGGTTCATCTGGGTAGCGCAGCAACTGCAGAAGGAGTACGGCTTTCAGGTAGTGCTGCTGGGGGCGAATAACGAGCAGGATGTGGCGGAACAGGTGGCGGCGTCATTCAAAGACGGTGCGCTGAACATGGTGGGGCGTACCAGCCTGCGTGAGGCGCTGGCATTGCTGGCAGAGGTAGACCTGCTCATCGGCAACGATACAGGCATGATGCACGCGGCGGTGGCTTTGGGTACGCCAACGGTGGCCATCTTCGCGCCGCACAAGTTCCAGCGGTGGGCGCACAACCACGACTGCCACCGCGCACTGACCGTGCCGCTGCCCGAAGGGGCGCGCCCAACACAGGAATTGATACACCAGCACCTGTACGCAGTGAAAGAAGAGGATGTGCTGCAGGCGGCGCACGAGGTGCTGAAGGTGAAACCGCCGCGTTCTGGGCATGGGGTGTCGGAGGGCTACACTCCGTCGTGA
- a CDS encoding phosphoglucomutase: MSILIKFGTDGWRAVMAREFTFDNVAIVAQAIANYVKARNGWERGVVIGYDARLLSDLFADLIADVLTANGIPALVTDRDTPTPVTVYTIRAKGLAGAVMLTASHNPPQYNGIKFIPETCHPALPETTDAIEEQIAYCLQHPESVKRSGNPSLKQKIDPRPDYFAHLSQLLDTRALAGLKVVFDPLYATGRGYVDDFLREVGAQVETIKGERNPAFGGSLPDPNPQNLRLLSERVRETGAHLGLSTDGDADRFGVVDSDGEMMTANQVIVLTLWYLLRKMQPERGHAVRTVATTHQIDALARSYGNITVHETPVGFKWVGSTMARTGALVGGEESGGLSIIGHIPEKDGILADLLMAEMVAKEGVTLKRALAQVSQQTGEYHTQRIDLHVDELVKSELMRRFREQPPASLNGLRVVGMNPIDGVKLLLEEDAWVLVRPSGTEPLIRCYIEAHDGQTLDGLKEAMQKLVGAG; this comes from the coding sequence GTGAGCATTCTTATCAAATTCGGCACCGATGGCTGGCGCGCTGTGATGGCGCGCGAGTTCACCTTTGACAATGTGGCTATCGTGGCGCAAGCAATCGCCAACTACGTGAAAGCGCGCAACGGTTGGGAGCGCGGCGTGGTCATCGGCTATGATGCCCGCCTGCTTTCCGACCTGTTCGCCGACCTGATTGCCGATGTGCTAACCGCCAACGGCATCCCCGCGCTGGTCACCGACCGCGACACCCCTACGCCCGTCACCGTGTACACTATCCGTGCGAAAGGGCTCGCCGGTGCGGTCATGCTGACCGCCTCGCACAACCCGCCCCAGTATAACGGCATCAAGTTCATCCCGGAAACCTGTCATCCCGCCTTGCCGGAAACAACCGATGCCATCGAGGAGCAAATCGCCTACTGCCTGCAGCATCCTGAGTCGGTGAAACGCAGCGGGAACCCCTCTTTGAAACAGAAGATAGACCCTCGTCCCGACTACTTTGCGCATCTGAGTCAACTACTGGACACGCGCGCGCTGGCGGGATTGAAGGTGGTATTTGACCCGCTCTACGCGACAGGGCGAGGGTACGTGGACGATTTCCTGCGCGAGGTAGGCGCGCAGGTGGAAACGATTAAAGGAGAGCGCAACCCCGCTTTCGGTGGCTCGTTGCCCGATCCGAACCCTCAGAACCTACGTCTTTTGAGCGAGCGGGTGAGAGAGACCGGAGCGCACCTGGGTCTGTCTACCGACGGCGATGCCGACCGCTTCGGCGTGGTGGATTCGGACGGCGAGATGATGACCGCTAACCAGGTGATTGTGCTCACGCTGTGGTACTTGTTGCGCAAGATGCAGCCTGAACGCGGGCACGCGGTACGCACCGTGGCGACCACTCACCAGATAGATGCTCTCGCGCGCAGTTATGGTAACATCACGGTACACGAGACACCTGTCGGTTTCAAGTGGGTAGGTAGCACGATGGCGCGAACAGGCGCGCTGGTCGGCGGCGAGGAGAGCGGTGGACTGAGCATCATCGGGCATATCCCCGAAAAGGACGGCATCCTTGCCGACCTGCTGATGGCGGAAATGGTGGCGAAGGAAGGCGTGACCTTGAAGCGGGCACTGGCGCAGGTGTCACAACAGACGGGAGAGTACCACACACAACGCATCGACCTGCATGTGGACGAATTGGTAAAAAGCGAACTGATGCGCCGCTTCCGTGAGCAGCCTCCTGCCAGCCTGAACGGGCTGCGCGTGGTGGGCATGAACCCGATAGACGGCGTGAAACTGTTGCTGGAGGAAGATGCATGGGTGCTGGTGCGCCCGTCGGGGACGGAGCCGCTCATACGCTGTTACATCGAGGCGCATGATGGGCAGACGTTAGACGGGCTGAAGGAGGCGATGCAGAAGCTGGTGGGAGCGGGGTAG
- a CDS encoding heme ABC exporter ATP-binding protein CcmA → MGWQIELRRVNKVFDERVVLRDISATVNAPGAWTILGPNGSGKSTLLRIIAGLLTPTQGEVLYLHNGERLSAHQRRQAVGMVAPDIALYRPLTALENLRFFAKARGLPVRDSDLLWWLERVQLRSRAHDPVSAFSTGMVQRLKLLTALVHRPPVLLLDEPGSNLDETGMKFIRETVREQAQHGIVIIATNDSRELGYGEPLIQLGK, encoded by the coding sequence ATGGGATGGCAAATCGAGCTCCGGCGGGTGAACAAGGTTTTCGATGAGCGCGTGGTGCTGCGGGATATATCGGCAACGGTCAACGCCCCCGGAGCGTGGACGATATTGGGACCAAACGGTAGCGGGAAGAGCACCCTGCTTCGTATCATCGCAGGATTACTGACCCCTACGCAGGGTGAGGTGCTGTACCTTCACAACGGAGAACGATTAAGCGCGCACCAGCGACGGCAAGCGGTGGGCATGGTCGCTCCCGACATCGCCCTGTATCGTCCGCTGACCGCTCTGGAAAATCTGCGGTTTTTCGCTAAGGCGCGTGGATTGCCGGTGCGAGATAGCGACCTGCTATGGTGGCTGGAGCGGGTACAACTTCGCTCACGAGCACATGACCCGGTGTCCGCTTTCTCTACCGGCATGGTACAACGCCTTAAGCTATTGACTGCACTGGTGCACCGCCCACCTGTGTTGCTGCTGGACGAACCGGGCAGCAACCTGGACGAAACGGGGATGAAGTTCATTCGCGAAACGGTCAGGGAGCAGGCACAACATGGCATCGTTATCATCGCCACCAACGACAGTCGAGAGCTGGGCTACGGCGAACCGCTCATCCAGCTGGGTAAGTGA